In one Janibacter cremeus genomic region, the following are encoded:
- a CDS encoding Gmad2 immunoglobulin-like domain-containing protein, whose translation MSIEIQQPQPHDIVGDTVMIAGTAGGAFEANFNYRVTEGHDEVTGHFMAGDGIGGHGQFQVTVDVSSAAFTLHTAFVEVFHVSARDAAELDTRVVPVILGRLLVPGYRTYLEHVVSSGETLWSIAQTHYGNGSLYHRLVHANPAITNPNLISVGDLIRVPRTL comes from the coding sequence ATGAGCATCGAGATCCAGCAACCGCAGCCGCACGACATCGTCGGGGACACCGTGATGATCGCCGGCACCGCCGGGGGAGCCTTCGAGGCGAACTTCAACTACCGCGTCACCGAGGGGCACGACGAGGTCACGGGGCACTTCATGGCCGGCGACGGGATCGGGGGGCACGGCCAGTTCCAGGTCACGGTCGACGTGTCCTCCGCCGCCTTCACCCTGCACACCGCGTTCGTCGAGGTCTTCCACGTCTCCGCGCGGGACGCGGCCGAGCTGGACACCCGGGTGGTGCCGGTCATCCTCGGTCGGTTGCTCGTGCCGGGGTACCGCACCTACCTGGAGCACGTCGTCAGCTCGGGCGAGACGCTGTGGAGCATCGCGCAGACGCACTACGGCAACGGCAGCCTCTACCACCGGCTCGTGCACGCCAACCCCGCCATCACCAACCCCAACCTCATCAGCGTGGGTGACCTGATCCGGGTGCCGCGGACCCTGTGA
- the thrB gene encoding homoserine kinase → MAIPVGTGVTLRVPASSANLGPGFDCVGLALGVWDEATVTVIDGPGPVIEVTGSGADVVPRDASHLVHRTMVTAWEHLGVEPPAGVHLSSRNAVPHGRGLGSSATAIVMGVAAAQALSSLGSGGDGQLDLDTINTIACALEGHPDNASASVFGGATLSTTEAGEPLPSTRTVPLRLDPRITPVLLVPDQQLSTHTARSVLPDVVPLATAAANSARVGLLVHALTTDPGMLTAGTTDLLHQESRRPSYATSMALVDALRAEGLAATISGAGPSVLALTTRDRVDEVGAIAAARETSWQVLTPGVPDRGVHLVD, encoded by the coding sequence GTGGCCATCCCCGTCGGCACCGGCGTGACCCTGCGGGTGCCTGCGTCCAGTGCCAACCTCGGGCCCGGCTTCGACTGCGTCGGGCTGGCACTCGGCGTGTGGGACGAGGCGACGGTGACCGTGATCGACGGTCCCGGTCCGGTCATCGAGGTCACGGGGTCCGGAGCCGACGTGGTGCCGCGCGACGCGAGCCACCTCGTCCACCGCACGATGGTCACCGCCTGGGAGCACCTCGGGGTGGAGCCGCCCGCAGGGGTGCACCTGAGCTCGCGCAACGCCGTCCCGCACGGTCGGGGGCTCGGCTCCTCGGCGACGGCCATCGTCATGGGCGTCGCTGCGGCACAAGCACTCTCGTCCCTGGGATCGGGTGGTGACGGGCAGCTCGACCTGGACACCATCAACACCATCGCCTGCGCGCTCGAGGGCCACCCGGACAACGCCTCGGCCAGCGTCTTCGGCGGTGCGACGCTCTCGACCACCGAGGCCGGTGAGCCGCTCCCGTCGACGCGGACCGTCCCCCTTCGCCTCGACCCGCGGATCACCCCCGTGCTCCTCGTGCCGGACCAGCAGCTGAGCACGCACACCGCCCGCTCCGTCCTGCCCGACGTCGTGCCGCTGGCCACCGCTGCCGCCAACTCCGCGCGCGTCGGCCTGCTCGTGCACGCCCTGACCACGGACCCCGGGATGCTCACCGCCGGCACGACCGACCTGCTCCACCAGGAGTCGCGCCGACCGAGCTACGCCACGAGCATGGCGCTCGTCGACGCCCTGCGCGCCGAGGGTCTCGCCGCCACGATCTCCGGTGCCGGGCCGTCCGTGCTCGCCCTGACGACGAGGGACCGCGTCGACGAGGTCGGCGCCATCGCCGCCGCGCGCGAGACGAGCTGGCAGGTGCTCACACCCGGCGTCCCCGACCGTGGCGTCCACCTCGTCGACTGA
- the rpmE gene encoding 50S ribosomal protein L31, whose protein sequence is MQKDIHPTYEATTVTCTCGATFTTRSTKADHEIRAEVCSNCHPFYTGKQKIMDTGGRVARFQKRYGQKASQ, encoded by the coding sequence GTGCAGAAGGACATCCACCCCACGTACGAGGCGACCACCGTCACGTGCACCTGCGGCGCCACCTTCACCACCCGCAGCACCAAGGCCGACCACGAGATCCGCGCCGAGGTGTGCAGCAACTGCCACCCGTTCTACACCGGCAAGCAGAAGATCATGGACACCGGTGGCCGCGTGGCCCGCTTCCAGAAGCGTTACGGCCAGAAGGCCTCCCAGTAG
- the lysA gene encoding diaminopimelate decarboxylase: MRAHEAGTLHADGYGITPNWLPEPEDLSALMPQLWARNTARDDSGALTVAGVPVTDIARDFGTAAYVLDEDDFRERARAFRDDFSAGFESLGGADVYYAGKAFLCTAVARWIMEEGLYLDTCTGGEMAVAQRVGFPPERVALHGNNKSRAELRQALEWGVGRIVVDSFAEIDRIAEIAAELGVVAPVMVRVTVGVEAHTHEFIATAHEDQKFGFSLAGGFAREAVDRIVAKGESLHLLGLHSHIGSQIFDTSGFEIAARRLIELHTEIADEHGIHLAELDLGGGYGIAYTSEHDPLTPRQLGEQMGGLVERELKAFLEDHPQAAAPRVSIEPGRAIAGPSAFTLYEIGTIKDVEVTSELTRTYVSVDGGMSDNVRTALYGADYSCALASRTSEAEQRLVRVVGRHCESGDIVVMDEYLPEDITAGDLIAVPGTGAYCRSLSNQYNHTPRPPVIAVRDGAARVIVRRETIDDLLALDVDDTPIPSQEVR, encoded by the coding sequence ATGAGGGCCCACGAGGCCGGCACCCTGCACGCCGACGGCTACGGCATCACGCCCAACTGGCTGCCCGAGCCGGAGGACCTGTCCGCGCTGATGCCGCAGCTGTGGGCGCGCAACACCGCCCGCGACGACAGCGGCGCGCTGACCGTGGCCGGGGTGCCGGTCACCGACATCGCCCGCGACTTCGGCACCGCCGCCTACGTCCTGGACGAGGACGACTTCCGCGAGCGCGCGCGTGCCTTCCGCGACGACTTCTCCGCCGGCTTCGAGTCGCTCGGCGGTGCCGACGTCTACTACGCGGGCAAGGCCTTCCTGTGCACGGCCGTCGCCCGCTGGATCATGGAGGAGGGGCTCTACCTCGACACCTGCACCGGTGGCGAGATGGCCGTCGCGCAGCGGGTCGGCTTCCCGCCCGAGCGCGTCGCCCTGCACGGCAACAACAAGTCGCGCGCCGAGCTGCGCCAGGCGCTCGAGTGGGGGGTCGGCCGCATCGTCGTCGACTCCTTCGCCGAGATCGACCGCATCGCCGAGATCGCGGCCGAGCTGGGCGTCGTCGCGCCGGTGATGGTCCGCGTGACCGTCGGCGTCGAGGCGCACACCCACGAGTTCATCGCCACCGCGCACGAGGACCAGAAGTTCGGCTTCTCCCTCGCCGGTGGGTTCGCCCGCGAGGCCGTCGACCGGATCGTGGCGAAGGGGGAGTCGCTGCACCTGCTCGGTCTGCACAGCCACATCGGCAGCCAGATCTTCGACACCTCCGGCTTCGAGATCGCCGCCCGCCGCCTCATCGAGCTGCACACCGAGATCGCCGACGAGCACGGCATCCACCTGGCGGAGCTGGACCTCGGCGGTGGGTACGGCATCGCCTACACCTCCGAGCACGACCCGCTGACGCCGCGGCAGCTCGGCGAGCAGATGGGCGGCCTCGTCGAGCGCGAGCTGAAGGCCTTCCTCGAGGACCACCCGCAGGCGGCCGCACCGCGGGTGTCCATCGAGCCGGGCCGCGCGATCGCCGGCCCGAGCGCCTTCACGCTCTACGAGATCGGCACGATCAAGGACGTCGAGGTCACCTCGGAGCTGACCCGCACCTACGTCAGCGTCGACGGCGGCATGAGCGACAACGTGCGCACCGCCCTCTACGGCGCGGACTACTCCTGCGCTCTCGCCTCGCGCACCTCGGAGGCGGAGCAGCGCCTGGTGCGCGTCGTCGGGCGACACTGCGAGAGCGGCGACATCGTCGTCATGGACGAGTACCTGCCCGAGGACATCACTGCCGGCGACCTCATCGCGGTGCCGGGCACCGGGGCGTACTGCCGGTCGTTGTCCAACCAGTACAACCACACCCCGCGGCCCCCGGTCATCGCCGTCCGCGACGGTGCCGCGCGAGTCATCGTCCGTCGCGAGACGATCGACGACCTGCTCGCGCTCGACGTCGACGACACCCCCATCCCGTCCCAGGAGGTCCGATGA
- the argS gene encoding arginine--tRNA ligase: protein MTPEELSAAIRAALSATVEAGDLSVEIPTEIRVERPKQKKHGDWTTNIALQLAKPAGMKPRDVATLLADRLREAEGVSAVEIAGPGFLNITLETASAAALARSIVEAGTAYGHNEAMVGHTVNVEFISANPTGPLHIGHTRWAALGDSMRRLLVASGADVTAEYYINDAGAQMNTFGASVLARAKGEPTPEGGYPGPYVDDLAATALRLRPDLLDLPHDEALAVARQIGYETQLGDIRATLVDFGVEFDVWFSEKSLHEGGAVDAAIERLREQGHVDDRDGAVWLRTTDFGDDKDRVMVRSDGVPTYFAADAAYYLSKKDRGFPEKIYLLGADHHGYVSRLKAIAACAGDDPDRNIEIRIGQLVNLGGAKLSKRAGNIIELRDLISWIGTDAVRYSLGRYPADSPLNLDGEELRKQTNDNPVFYVQYAHARTFNVARLAAEDGVERDAGFDPSLLSHPTEAALLAALGDFPRVVAHAAQLREPHRVARYLEGLATHFHKWYDTCRVRPHRDEEITDTHRTRLWLNDATRQVLANGLDLLGVSAPERM, encoded by the coding sequence GTGACCCCCGAAGAGCTCTCTGCAGCGATCCGCGCCGCCCTCTCCGCCACCGTCGAAGCCGGCGACCTGTCCGTCGAGATACCGACCGAGATCCGCGTGGAGCGACCCAAGCAGAAGAAGCACGGCGACTGGACGACCAACATCGCCCTGCAGCTCGCCAAGCCCGCGGGGATGAAGCCGCGCGACGTGGCCACCCTCCTGGCCGACCGCCTGCGCGAGGCCGAGGGCGTCTCCGCGGTCGAGATCGCCGGCCCCGGCTTCCTCAACATCACCCTCGAGACCGCCTCGGCCGCCGCGCTCGCGCGCTCCATCGTCGAGGCCGGCACGGCCTACGGCCACAACGAGGCGATGGTCGGGCACACGGTCAACGTCGAGTTCATCTCCGCCAACCCGACCGGCCCCCTCCACATCGGCCACACGCGCTGGGCCGCGCTCGGCGACTCGATGCGTCGGCTGCTCGTCGCCTCGGGCGCCGACGTCACCGCCGAGTACTACATCAACGACGCGGGCGCGCAGATGAACACCTTCGGTGCCTCCGTCCTCGCGAGGGCGAAGGGGGAGCCCACCCCCGAGGGTGGCTACCCCGGCCCGTACGTCGACGACCTGGCGGCCACCGCCCTTCGCCTGCGTCCCGACCTGCTCGACCTGCCGCACGACGAGGCGCTCGCCGTGGCCCGCCAGATCGGCTACGAGACCCAGCTCGGGGACATCCGGGCCACGCTGGTGGACTTCGGCGTGGAGTTCGACGTGTGGTTCTCGGAGAAGAGCCTCCACGAGGGCGGTGCGGTCGACGCCGCGATCGAGCGACTGCGCGAGCAGGGGCACGTCGACGACCGGGACGGTGCGGTGTGGCTGCGCACGACCGACTTCGGCGACGACAAGGACCGTGTCATGGTCCGCTCCGACGGGGTGCCGACCTACTTCGCCGCCGACGCTGCCTACTACCTGAGCAAGAAGGACCGCGGTTTCCCGGAGAAGATCTACCTCCTGGGCGCCGACCACCACGGCTACGTCAGCCGCCTGAAGGCCATCGCCGCCTGCGCGGGGGACGACCCCGACCGCAACATCGAGATCCGCATCGGCCAGCTGGTCAACCTCGGCGGCGCCAAGCTGTCCAAGCGCGCCGGCAACATCATCGAGCTGCGCGACCTCATCTCCTGGATCGGCACCGACGCCGTGCGCTACTCGCTCGGGCGCTACCCCGCGGACTCGCCGCTGAACCTCGACGGCGAGGAACTGCGCAAGCAGACCAACGACAACCCGGTCTTCTACGTCCAGTACGCCCACGCGCGCACCTTCAACGTCGCGCGCCTGGCCGCCGAGGACGGCGTCGAGCGCGACGCGGGCTTCGACCCGAGCCTGCTGTCGCACCCGACCGAGGCGGCGCTGCTGGCCGCTCTCGGTGACTTCCCGCGGGTCGTCGCCCACGCCGCCCAGCTGCGCGAGCCGCACCGCGTCGCCCGCTACCTCGAGGGGCTGGCCACCCACTTCCACAAGTGGTACGACACCTGTCGCGTGCGCCCGCACCGCGACGAGGAGATCACCGACACCCACCGCACGCGCCTGTGGCTCAACGACGCCACCCGCCAGGTGCTGGCCAACGGGCTCGACCTGCTCGGCGTCTCGGCGCCCGAGCGGATGTGA
- a CDS encoding GNAT family N-acetyltransferase gives MARSSRIPRRPGRDRRREPVPGPVEGSVIRPAVQGDIATIIALRALMFEAMGVSSEEVLDIGWQQDASRWIQLRLSDPRVCIVVAEANGTVVSCAMGQVVPLMPSPFGSDDGGRISNVATFPRHRRLGFTRATVEALLEWFTEETDVGVISLNATEEGRAMYERFGFTDVSFPEMRLHLDRSADDEAD, from the coding sequence ATGGCTCGCTCCTCCCGCATCCCCCGACGCCCCGGACGGGACCGCCGAAGGGAGCCGGTCCCGGGCCCCGTGGAGGGCTCGGTGATCCGCCCGGCCGTCCAGGGTGACATCGCGACGATCATCGCCCTGCGCGCGTTGATGTTCGAGGCCATGGGAGTCTCCTCCGAGGAGGTCCTCGACATCGGCTGGCAGCAGGACGCCTCCCGCTGGATCCAGCTGCGCCTGTCCGACCCGAGGGTGTGCATCGTCGTGGCCGAGGCCAACGGCACCGTCGTCTCGTGCGCGATGGGGCAGGTCGTCCCCCTGATGCCCTCCCCCTTCGGCTCGGACGACGGCGGCCGGATCTCCAACGTCGCGACCTTCCCCCGGCACCGGCGGCTCGGCTTCACCCGGGCGACGGTCGAGGCACTGCTCGAGTGGTTCACCGAGGAGACCGACGTCGGCGTGATCTCGCTCAACGCCACCGAGGAGGGCCGGGCGATGTACGAGCGCTTCGGCTTCACCGACGTCAGCTTCCCCGAGATGCGCCTGCACCTGGACCGGTCCGCGGACGACGAGGCGGACTGA
- the rho gene encoding transcription termination factor Rho, producing MTETTTGENTATETAEKPRRSGALSAMRLAQLQQLASSMGISGTAKMRKSDLIAAIREQQSGSSAPAAAPARTTEKKTDAAPADRAPAEAAPQQAPERSEQPKEQKQPSAGDQSGKDRSGNQESRSDQDSRSERGDREQDRDQDRGGRGRGTDQGGGQDDGNRDGGRNRNRGNDQNDGGNREGGRNRNRGNDQNDGNRDGGRNDGGNRDGGRNDGGNRGNDQDSGRNRGNDGGNRDGGRNDDGNRNRGNDQGDGGRNQGNRNQGGNRPNQDGNRNNQDDDRGGRRRNRNRNRNKRRGGGQPDEVDLQIHDDDVLVPVAGILDVLDNYAFVRTSGYLPGPNDVYVPLGMVKRNGLRKGDAVTGQVKATREGEEPQITVGGKGNRGKYNPLVKLETVNGLSTDDAKRRAAFGSLTPLYPQERLRLETDSNVLTTRMIDLVAPIGKGQRGLIVAPAKAGKTMVMQSVANAITTNNPECHLMVVLVDERPEEVTDMQRAVKGEVISSTFDRPADDHTTVAELAIERAKRLVEMGHDVVVLLDSITKLGRAYNLAAPASGRILSGGVDSAALYPPKKFFGAARNIENGGSLTILATALVETGSRMDEVIFEEFKGTGNMELKLDRGLANRRIFPAVDVNASGTRREEILLAPEELRIMWKLRRVLAALDTQQGVELLLDRLRKTKTNYEFLTQVAQTSSGKLGDEDDAA from the coding sequence GTGACCGAAACCACCACCGGCGAGAACACCGCAACGGAGACGGCCGAGAAGCCGCGTCGTTCCGGGGCACTGAGCGCGATGCGCCTCGCCCAGCTGCAGCAGCTCGCGTCGAGCATGGGCATCTCCGGCACCGCCAAGATGCGCAAGAGCGACCTGATCGCCGCCATCCGCGAGCAGCAGTCCGGCTCGTCCGCACCGGCCGCCGCGCCGGCCCGGACGACGGAGAAGAAGACCGACGCGGCCCCGGCCGACAGGGCCCCCGCCGAGGCCGCCCCGCAGCAGGCTCCCGAGCGCTCCGAGCAGCCGAAGGAGCAGAAGCAGCCTTCGGCCGGCGACCAGTCCGGGAAGGACCGCTCCGGCAACCAGGAGTCGCGCTCCGACCAGGACTCGCGCTCCGAGCGCGGCGACCGTGAGCAGGACCGCGACCAGGACCGTGGCGGTCGTGGCCGTGGCACCGACCAGGGCGGCGGTCAGGACGACGGCAACCGCGACGGTGGCCGCAACCGCAACCGTGGCAACGACCAGAACGACGGTGGCAACCGCGAGGGTGGCCGCAACCGCAACCGTGGCAACGACCAGAACGACGGCAACCGCGACGGTGGCCGCAACGACGGCGGCAACCGCGACGGTGGCCGCAACGACGGCGGCAACCGCGGCAACGACCAGGACAGCGGGCGCAACCGCGGTAACGACGGCGGCAACCGCGACGGTGGCCGCAACGACGACGGCAACCGCAACCGCGGCAACGACCAGGGCGATGGTGGCCGCAACCAGGGCAACCGCAACCAGGGTGGCAACCGCCCCAACCAGGACGGCAACCGCAACAACCAGGACGACGACCGCGGCGGTCGCCGGCGCAACCGGAACCGCAACCGCAACAAGCGTCGTGGCGGCGGGCAGCCCGACGAGGTGGACCTGCAGATCCACGACGACGACGTGCTCGTACCCGTCGCGGGCATCCTCGACGTCCTGGACAACTACGCCTTCGTGCGCACCTCCGGGTACCTGCCCGGGCCGAACGACGTCTACGTCCCGCTGGGCATGGTCAAGCGCAACGGCCTGCGCAAGGGTGACGCGGTCACCGGCCAGGTCAAGGCCACCCGCGAGGGCGAGGAGCCGCAGATCACGGTCGGCGGCAAGGGCAACCGCGGCAAGTACAACCCGCTGGTCAAGCTCGAGACGGTCAACGGGCTCAGCACCGACGACGCGAAGCGCCGCGCCGCCTTCGGCAGCCTGACGCCGCTCTACCCGCAGGAGCGCCTGCGCCTGGAGACCGACTCCAACGTCCTGACCACCCGGATGATCGACCTCGTCGCTCCCATCGGCAAGGGCCAGCGCGGCCTCATCGTCGCCCCGGCGAAGGCCGGCAAGACGATGGTCATGCAGTCCGTGGCCAATGCGATCACGACGAACAACCCCGAGTGCCACCTCATGGTCGTCCTCGTCGACGAGCGTCCCGAGGAGGTCACCGACATGCAGCGCGCGGTCAAGGGCGAGGTCATCTCCTCGACCTTCGACCGGCCCGCCGACGACCACACCACGGTCGCCGAGCTGGCCATCGAGCGCGCCAAGCGTCTGGTCGAGATGGGGCACGACGTCGTCGTCCTGCTCGACTCGATCACCAAGCTCGGCCGCGCCTACAACCTCGCCGCCCCCGCGAGCGGACGCATCCTCTCCGGTGGTGTCGACTCCGCGGCGCTGTACCCGCCGAAGAAGTTCTTCGGTGCGGCCCGCAACATCGAGAACGGCGGCTCCCTGACGATCCTCGCCACCGCGCTGGTCGAGACCGGCTCGCGCATGGACGAGGTCATCTTCGAGGAGTTCAAGGGCACCGGCAACATGGAGCTCAAGCTCGACCGTGGCCTGGCCAACCGCCGCATCTTCCCCGCGGTCGACGTCAACGCCTCCGGCACCCGGCGCGAGGAGATCCTCCTCGCACCGGAGGAGCTGAGGATCATGTGGAAGCTGCGTCGCGTCCTCGCGGCCCTCGACACCCAGCAGGGCGTCGAGCTCCTCCTGGACCGGCTGCGCAAGACCAAGACGAACTACGAGTTCCTCACCCAGGTCGCGCAGACCAGCTCGGGCAAGCTCGGCGACGAGGACGACGCCGCGTAG
- the thrC gene encoding threonine synthase, whose translation MAHQWRGVITEYADRLPMLAGAPVITLREGGTPLIPAEHLSELVGAQVHVKYEGLNPTGSFKDRGMTAAISMAAAKGAEAVICASTGNTSASAAAYATKAGMTCAVLVPEGKIPMGKLSQAIAHGATLLQVDGNFDHCLEVARKLAESYPVELVNSVNPARIEGQKTASFEVVDALGDAPDIHCLPVGNAGNITAYWRGYREYASATEGVSGTLDAVATRTPQMWGFQAAGSAPIVLGHPVDEPDTIATAIRIGNPASWTQAEQARDESGGSITSVTDEEILQAHRILSAREGIFVEPASAASVAGLLKASAAGQVPADATIVCTVTGHGLKDPQWALKNADGSDVTPVRVSADAYAVASELGLQG comes from the coding sequence ATGGCCCACCAGTGGCGCGGCGTCATCACCGAGTACGCCGACCGGTTGCCGATGCTGGCGGGTGCGCCGGTCATCACCCTGCGCGAAGGGGGGACCCCCCTAATCCCGGCCGAGCACCTCTCCGAGCTGGTCGGCGCGCAGGTGCACGTCAAGTACGAGGGCCTCAACCCGACCGGCTCCTTCAAGGACCGCGGCATGACCGCGGCCATCTCGATGGCGGCGGCGAAGGGGGCCGAGGCCGTCATCTGCGCCTCCACCGGCAACACCTCCGCCTCGGCGGCGGCGTACGCCACCAAGGCCGGGATGACCTGCGCGGTCCTCGTGCCCGAGGGCAAGATCCCGATGGGGAAGCTCTCCCAGGCGATCGCGCACGGCGCGACGCTGCTGCAGGTCGACGGCAACTTCGACCACTGCCTCGAGGTCGCCCGCAAGCTCGCCGAGAGCTACCCGGTCGAGCTGGTCAACTCGGTCAACCCGGCGCGCATCGAGGGGCAGAAGACCGCGTCCTTCGAGGTCGTCGACGCACTCGGGGACGCCCCGGACATCCACTGCCTGCCCGTCGGCAACGCCGGCAACATCACTGCCTACTGGCGCGGGTACCGCGAGTACGCGAGCGCGACCGAGGGCGTCTCGGGCACGCTCGACGCCGTCGCCACCCGCACCCCGCAGATGTGGGGCTTCCAGGCCGCCGGGTCCGCGCCGATCGTGCTGGGGCACCCGGTCGACGAGCCCGACACCATCGCCACCGCGATCCGCATCGGCAACCCCGCCTCGTGGACGCAGGCCGAGCAGGCACGCGACGAGTCCGGTGGCTCGATCACCTCGGTGACCGACGAGGAGATCCTCCAGGCGCACCGCATCCTCTCCGCGCGGGAAGGGATCTTCGTCGAGCCCGCCTCCGCGGCCTCGGTCGCCGGTCTGCTCAAGGCGAGTGCCGCCGGGCAGGTGCCCGCGGACGCGACGATCGTGTGCACCGTGACCGGCCACGGCCTGAAGGACCCGCAGTGGGCCCTGAAGAACGCCGACGGCTCGGACGTCACCCCGGTGCGGGTGTCCGCAGACGCCTACGCGGTCGCCAGCGAGCTCGGTCTGCAGGGCTGA
- a CDS encoding homoserine dehydrogenase yields the protein MTTAVPRPDQSGPSQPLRVALLGGGTVGGSVARMLLEQADDLEQRIGRRLEIVGIAVRRAGRDRSDLGVDASLFTTDAAELVTRADIVVELIGGIEPARGLILSAMEHGASVVTANKALLAKDGASLHTAASEHGVDLYYEASVAGAIPILRPIRDSLAGDSINRIIGIVNGTTNFVLDAMDTTGAGLFETVERAQALGYAEADPTADVEGFDAAAKAAILSSLAFHSRVSTEDVHREGITGVGARDIQAAQDMGCTVKLLAICEKVETPHGTGISARVHPAMIPLTHPLASVREAYNAVFVEAEAAGDLMFYGQGAGGDPTASAVLGDIVAVARTRVTGGRGPGASSYANLPVLSMGEAITRYHVSLDVEDRSGVLAAVATKFAEHDVSIETVRQQVVTDEEGAPRAMLIIVTHAATDAALSATVDGLAQLDAVNEVTSVMRVEGN from the coding sequence ATGACCACGGCGGTTCCCCGGCCAGACCAGTCAGGCCCGTCCCAGCCCCTTCGCGTCGCCCTCCTCGGCGGTGGCACCGTCGGCGGCTCCGTCGCCCGGATGCTGCTCGAGCAGGCCGACGACCTCGAGCAGCGCATCGGGCGCCGCCTGGAGATCGTGGGCATCGCCGTGCGCCGGGCCGGGCGGGACCGCTCCGACCTGGGCGTCGACGCGAGCCTCTTCACCACCGACGCGGCGGAGCTGGTCACCCGGGCGGACATCGTCGTCGAGCTCATCGGCGGCATCGAGCCGGCCCGCGGGCTGATCCTGAGCGCGATGGAGCACGGCGCCTCGGTCGTCACCGCCAACAAGGCGCTCCTGGCCAAGGACGGTGCGAGCCTGCACACGGCCGCCAGCGAGCACGGCGTCGACCTGTACTACGAGGCATCGGTCGCCGGCGCGATCCCGATCCTGCGCCCGATCCGCGACTCCCTCGCGGGCGACTCCATCAACCGCATCATCGGCATCGTCAACGGCACGACCAACTTCGTCCTCGACGCGATGGACACCACCGGGGCCGGGCTCTTCGAGACCGTCGAGCGCGCCCAGGCCCTCGGGTACGCCGAGGCCGACCCGACCGCCGACGTCGAGGGCTTCGACGCCGCGGCCAAGGCCGCGATCCTCTCCTCGCTCGCGTTCCACTCGCGCGTGAGCACCGAGGACGTGCACCGCGAGGGCATCACCGGCGTCGGCGCCCGCGACATCCAGGCCGCGCAGGACATGGGGTGCACCGTCAAGCTCCTCGCGATCTGCGAGAAGGTCGAGACGCCCCACGGCACGGGCATCTCCGCCCGCGTGCACCCGGCGATGATCCCGCTGACCCACCCGCTGGCGTCGGTGCGCGAGGCCTACAACGCCGTCTTCGTCGAGGCCGAGGCCGCCGGCGACCTGATGTTCTACGGGCAGGGCGCCGGTGGGGACCCGACCGCCAGCGCCGTCCTCGGGGACATCGTCGCCGTCGCCCGCACCCGGGTCACCGGGGGCCGCGGGCCGGGCGCGAGCAGCTACGCCAACCTGCCCGTGCTGTCGATGGGCGAGGCGATCACCCGCTACCACGTCAGCCTCGACGTCGAGGACCGCTCCGGTGTACTCGCGGCCGTCGCCACGAAGTTCGCCGAGCACGACGTCTCGATCGAGACCGTGCGCCAGCAGGTCGTCACCGACGAGGAGGGCGCCCCGCGCGCCATGCTGATCATCGTCACCCACGCGGCCACCGATGCCGCGCTCTCCGCGACGGTCGACGGGCTGGCCCAGCTCGACGCCGTCAACGAGGTCACCTCCGTCATGCGTGTGGAAGGGAACTGA